CGCGCACGTTCAGCTTGGCGCCCGTGGGCGTCTTCACCCACACCATCTCGCCGTTGCGGATGCCGCGGTCGTTGGCGGCCGCCGGGTTGATCTCGACGAACATGTCCTGCTGCAGCTCGGCCAGCCAGGGATTGGAGCGCGTCTCCTCGCCGCCGCCTTCGTACTCGACCAGGCGTCCCGAAGTCATCACCAGCGGGAACTGCTTGGAGATCTCCTTGTTCTTCTCCTGCACGCTCTTGTACAGCGTGGGCAGTCGCCAGAAGGCCTTCTTGTCGTCGTGCGTCGGGTACTTGTCGACGAGGTCGGGGCGCGGCGAATAAAGCGGCTCGCGGTGCTGCGGCACCGGATCGGGGAAGTTCCACACCACGGCACGCGCCCTGGCGTTGCCCCAGAAGTGGCAGTTGCGCGCCATGGCCACGCGCTGGATGCCGCCGGACAGGTCGGTCTTCCAGTTCTTGCCCTCGGCCGCCGTCTTCTCGGCCTCGGTGAGATCGTCCCACCAGCCCAGCTTCTTGAGCAGGATGTGGTCGAACTCCGGATAGCCGGTCGTCAGCTCCGAACCCTTGGGGAAGGAGCCGTCGGCGGCCAGCAGGCTGACGCCGTCGCGCTCGACCCCGAAGTTCGCGCGGAAGCAGCCACCGCCCTCCATCATCGTCTTGGAGGTGTCGTAGAGGTTGGGGCTGCCGGGGTGCTTGATCTCGGGCGTGCCGTAGCACGGCCACGGCAAGCCGTAGTAGTCGCCGTCGAGCTTGTAGCCGGTCTCCTTGTCGACGCCGCCCTTGGCCCGCAGCGTCTTCACGTCGAAGACGTTCATGTTGCGCATGTGCGCCTTGAGCCGTTCGGGGCTCTGGCCGGTGTAGCCGATCGTCCAGTTGCTGCGGTTGATCTCCCGCAGCATCGACTCCGGCTCCGGCTCCATCATCCCGCCCTTGGCCGCGACCACCTTCAGGCTCTTGACCAGCTCCTTGCCGAAGCCGAGCTTGTCGGCGAGCTGGTACATGATCATGTGGTCGGTCCGCGCCTCGAACAGCGGCTCGATCACCTTCTCGCGCCACTGCAGCGACCGATTGGACGCGGTCACCGAGCCGGACGTCTCGAACTGCGTTGCGGCCGGCAGCAGATAGACGGCGCGGTTCGCGTTCAGGTCCTCCGGCTTGCCGGGCATCGCAGCCATGGCGGCGGTGGCAGACGGGTACGGGTCGATCACGACCAGCAGGTCCAGCTTGTCCATCGCCTTCTTCATCTCGAGGCCACGGCTCTGCGAGTTGGGCGCGTGGCCCCAGAAGAACAGGCCGCGCAGGTTGCTGTCCTGGTCGATCAGCTCGTTCTTCTCGAGGACGCCGTCGATCCAGCGCGACACCGTCATGCCCGACTTGGTCATCATGCCGGGAGCGAACTGCTTCTTGATCCACTCGAAGTCGACGTCCCAGACCTTGGCGTAGTGCTTCCACGCGCCTTCGGCCACGCCGTAGTAGCCGGGCAGCGAATCCGGATTCGGCCCGACGTCGGTCGCCCCCTGCACGTTGTCGTGGCCGCGGAAGATGTTGGCGCCGCCACCCGACACGCCGATGTTGCCCAGCGCGAGCTGCAGGATGCACGAGGCCCGCACGATGGCGTTGCCGATGGTGTGCTGGGTCTGGCCCATGCACCACACGACGGTGCTGGGCCGGTTGTCGGCCATCAGCTTGGCGACCTTGTAGACGGTGGCCTCGTCGACGCCGCAGACCTCCTGGACCTTGTCGGGGGTCCATTTGGCGAGGACTTCGTCGCGCACCTTGTCCATGCCGTAGACGCGATCGGCGATGTACTTCTTGTCCTCCCAGCCGTTCTTGAAGATGTGGTGCAGCATCCCGAACAGGAAGGCGATGTCGGTGCCCGAGCGGATGCGCACGTACTCGTCGGCCTTCGCCGCCGTGCGCGTGAAGCGCGGGTCGACGACGATCATCTTCGTGCCGGTCTCCTTGGCATGCAGCATGTGCAGCAGCGACACCGGGTGCGCCTCGGCGGCATTCGACCCGATGTACATGGCGCACTTCGAGTTCTGCATGTCGTTGTAGGAGTTCGTCATCGCGCCATACCCCCACGTGTTCGCCACGCCGGCGACGGTGGTGGAGTGGCAGATGCGCGCCTGGTGATCGCAGTTGTTGCTGCCCCACAGGCTGACCCACTTGCGCAGCAGGTACGCCTGCTCGTTGTTGTGCTTGCTCGAGCCGACG
The Piscinibacter sp. XHJ-5 DNA segment above includes these coding regions:
- a CDS encoding formate dehydrogenase subunit alpha: MLLTRKSSDAQAASPSSSLVSSLARGVSRAIPTMDRRAFLRRSGLGVGAGLAASQLTLVRKAHAADAPKGDKSSKIEVRRTVCGHCSVGCAVDAVVENGVWVRQEPVFDSPINLGAHCAKGAALREHGHGEYRLKYPMKLVDGKYQRISWDQALNEISARMLDLRKQSGPDSIFIVGSSKHNNEQAYLLRKWVSLWGSNNCDHQARICHSTTVAGVANTWGYGAMTNSYNDMQNSKCAMYIGSNAAEAHPVSLLHMLHAKETGTKMIVVDPRFTRTAAKADEYVRIRSGTDIAFLFGMLHHIFKNGWEDKKYIADRVYGMDKVRDEVLAKWTPDKVQEVCGVDEATVYKVAKLMADNRPSTVVWCMGQTQHTIGNAIVRASCILQLALGNIGVSGGGANIFRGHDNVQGATDVGPNPDSLPGYYGVAEGAWKHYAKVWDVDFEWIKKQFAPGMMTKSGMTVSRWIDGVLEKNELIDQDSNLRGLFFWGHAPNSQSRGLEMKKAMDKLDLLVVIDPYPSATAAMAAMPGKPEDLNANRAVYLLPAATQFETSGSVTASNRSLQWREKVIEPLFEARTDHMIMYQLADKLGFGKELVKSLKVVAAKGGMMEPEPESMLREINRSNWTIGYTGQSPERLKAHMRNMNVFDVKTLRAKGGVDKETGYKLDGDYYGLPWPCYGTPEIKHPGSPNLYDTSKTMMEGGGCFRANFGVERDGVSLLAADGSFPKGSELTTGYPEFDHILLKKLGWWDDLTEAEKTAAEGKNWKTDLSGGIQRVAMARNCHFWGNARARAVVWNFPDPVPQHREPLYSPRPDLVDKYPTHDDKKAFWRLPTLYKSVQEKNKEISKQFPLVMTSGRLVEYEGGGEETRSNPWLAELQQDMFVEINPAAANDRGIRNGEMVWVKTPTGAKLNVRALVTERVDRGTVFLPFHFSGRWQGVDLKPYYPEGSAPVIRGEAINTATTYGYDSVTMMQETKTTLCQVEKTA